A region of Takifugu flavidus isolate HTHZ2018 chromosome 2, ASM371156v2, whole genome shotgun sequence DNA encodes the following proteins:
- the ddx28 gene encoding probable ATP-dependent RNA helicase DDX28, producing the protein MYFVKVGWLAATRGVRSCWYHCLQYNVNFSAPVRFCQTVGDDTTVIRVPRNLQKRVDTVKQTLGKNKISNIKAGKLLIQSRNPSRNQSAGYVLGKFEQPTLCSKGWKHNKSIGDHFTINNVTAVAPFIVKAVDQPSFKNLPICKELLEALHNMDITHPTTVQLECIPKILKGHNILCAAETGSGKTLSYLLPVVHRLQADKSCGTHAEGANSIRTIVLVPSRELAEQVAAVSRTLCSPFGLLTKTVGGGRGVGHIKGIFRRNQPDILVATPGALAKALRRRCLYLSHLKFFVVDEADTMFDHSFSHMLEDILHYTHISSNPRETRGLDHKAQLLVVGATFPGGVGDVLSRVMDLGSMVVVKSKMLHLLMPHVKQMFLKVKGADKILELQQALKQLQQEKGGGAVLVFCNKSATVNWLGYMLEEMGVQHLRLQGEMPAAVRAGVFLSFQKGVVDVLVCTDIGSRGLDTSKVRLVVNYDCPESYTDYIHRAGRVGRAGGPTDVEVLSFVCHPWDVELVQKIETAARRRSCLPGMKSVISQPKPKEM; encoded by the coding sequence ATGTACTTTGTGAAAGTTGGTTGGCTCGCCGCGACGAGAGGGGTTCGTTCATGCTGGTATCACTGTTTACAGTACAATGTTAATTTTTCTGCCCCAGTTCGTTTTTGTCAGACAGTAGGAGACGATACCACAGTTATCCGTGTTCCTCGCAACCTGCAGAAGCGCGTTGACACCGTCAAACAGACTCTAGGCAAGAACAAGATCAGCAACATTAAAGCTGGAAAACTCCTCATCCAGAGCAGGAATCCCAGCCGAAACCAGTCTGCAGGATACGTTCTTGGAAAATTCGAACAGCCCACACTTTGCTCGAAAGGATGGAAACATAACAAATCTATTGGTGATCACTTCACCATCAACAATGTCACAGCGGTTGCGCCCTTCATTGTGAAGGCTGTGGACCAGCCATCTTTTAAAAACCTGCCCATCTGCAAAGAACTGCTTGAAGCTTTGCACAATATGGACATCACCCATCCAACCACTGTGCAGCTTGAGTGCATCCCAAAGATTCTGAAAGGCCACAATATTCTGTgtgcagcagagacaggaagtgggaaaaCGCTGAGTTACCTTCTGCCTGTGGTCCACAGACTGCAGGCTGATAAAAGCTGTGGGACGCATGCTGAAGGTGCAAACAGCATCCGCACCATTGTCCTCGTGCCTTCCAGGGAGCTGGCTGAACAAGTCGCAGCTGTCTCCAGAACTCTGTGTTCTCCGTTTGGCTTGCTAACCAAGACTGTGGGGGGTGGTCGAGGTGTGGGACACATCAAGGGGATTTTCAGGAGGAACCAGCCAGATATTTTAGTGGCTACACCAGGTGCTCTGGCGAAGGCGCTGCGCAGGCGCTGCCTGTACCTCAGTCACCTGAAATTTTTTGTGGTAGACGAAGCTGACACCATGTTTGACCATAGCTTTTCACATATGCTAGAGGACATCCTTCATTACACTCATATTTCAAGTAATCCTAGAGAGACGCGTGGCCTAGATCATAAAGCCCAGCTGCTGGTAGTAGGGGCCACCTTCCCTGGCGGTGTTGGGGACGTGCTTAGCAGGGTGATGGACCTTGGCAGCATGGTGGTGGTCAAGAGCAAGATGCTGCACTTACTCATGCCTCACGTCAAGCAGATGTTTCTCAAGGTGAAGGGTGCTGATAAAAttctggagctccagcaggcgctgaagcagcttcagcaggagAAAGGTGGGGGCGCAGTTCTGGTGTTTTGTAACAAGTCCGCCACTGTAAACTGGCTGGGCTACAtgctggaggagatgggagtTCAGCACTTACGTCTGCAAGGAGAGATGCCTGCAGCTGTACGTGCAGGAGTGTTCCTGTCCTTCCAGAAGGGGGTGGTGGATGTGCTGGTATGCACAGACATTGGGTCCAGAGGCTTGGACACGTCCAAGGTGCGCTTGGTTGTCAATTATGACTGTCCAGAATCCTACACAGACTACATCCACAGAGCGGGGAGAGTGGGCAGGGCAGGAGGCCCCACAGACGTGGAGGTGCTCAGTTTTGTGTGTCATCCATGGGACGTAGAGCTGGTACAGAAGATCGAGACGGCTGCACGCAGAAGAAGTTGTCTGCCAGGAATGAAATCTGTCATAAGTCAGCCTAAACCCAAAGAAATGTAA